Proteins from one Nerophis lumbriciformis linkage group LG16, RoL_Nlum_v2.1, whole genome shotgun sequence genomic window:
- the adad1 gene encoding adenosine deaminase domain-containing protein 1, with protein sequence MFSATQPACGSERSYLAQTSNCHNPKQQQGKNSFGPSVEPKMLIERYKRGEVHAVSLLHMLAQSYQFHLEFKETVTTGNTTRLLFAFCVLIDGVQYKTGMGPAKKEARLKAAEFALQDLLPTLEKEKFDLPKVSAFPPLLSVKEEFLKTDIQSSRFIRERKSPTNLQIPNAVKDQLNMLMNSHPQFCACAATVAAFVIQTSSRCEVVAVGSGNYNVRESLSTNGRVVHDSHAVVTARRSLMRFFYQHLLLFYSKTAHVTEMSIFQHNKGGLLSLKSGITMHLYVNQLPKGATEIPLNLSLNPLSISAWQMNNELGLHLLVEGKVFPVLTFEHSSPKMVSMSAADKLAQWQVLGYQGALLSHFIEPVYVHSIFIGDMGHGDTVGIERAVIHRTETITSQLPMFYCMVRPHISMVPPVASGGNGDDQVTSSLNWCEGDSSVEVVDGLTGRTIDESPFKSGSALASRLCKAAMLHRFKVVAKAAQRQELLATSSYREAKRMSKPYQEAKNVLRAFLLQQGYGPWPDKLLVSDTFNM encoded by the exons ATGTTTTCTGCTACACAACCTGCGTGTGGTTCTGAAAGATCTTATCTTGCTCAAACGTCCAACTGTCACAACCCGAAGCAGCAGCAAGGGAAAAACTCATTTG GTCCTTCTGTGGAGCCAAAAATGCTGATTGAGAGGTACAAGCGCGGTGAGGTGCACGCTGTGTCCTTGCTGCATATGCTGGCCCAGTCTTACCAGTTCCACCTGGAGTTCAAGGAAACGGTGACCACAg GGAACACAACAAGGCTGTTATTTGCCTTTTGCGTGCTGATTGATGGCGTTCAGTACAAAACTGGCATGGGACCAGCAAAGAAGGAGGCCCGGCTCAAAGCCGCAGAGTTTGCCCTTCAGGATCTGCTGCCTACTTTGGAAAAAGAGAAGTTCGACCTCCCTAAGGTGTCAG CTTTCCCACCACTCTTATCAGTCAAAGAGGAGTTTTTGAAAACTGATATCCAATCCAGTAGATTTATTCGAG AGAGGAAGAGTCCTACTAACCTGCAGATACCAAACGCTGTCAAGGATCAGCTGAACATGTTGATGAATAGCCACCCTCAGTTCTGTGCCTGCGCAGCCACCGTCGCAGCGTTCGTCATTCAGACCT CCAGTAGATGTGAGGTGGTTGCTGTCGGCAGTGGCAACTACAACGTCAGGGAGAGCTTGTCAACAAATGGACGTGTTGTGCACGACTCTCATGCGGTGGTTACTGCAAGGAGATCACTTATGAG aTTTTTCTACCAGCACCTGCTGCTGTTCTACAGCAAAACAGCGCATGTGACCGAAATGTCCATCTTCCAGCACAACAAGGGCGGCCTCCTCAGCTTGAAGAGTGGCATCACGATGCACCTTTATGTCAACCAGCTGCCAAAGGGAGCCACGGAGATCCCCTTAAACCT GTCCCTGAACCCGCTTTCCATTTCCGCATGGCAGATGAATAACGAGCTCGGCCTGCACCTGTTAGTAGAGGGCAAG GTGTTCCCAGTTCTCACCTTCGAGCACTCGAGCCCCAAGATGGTCAGCATGTCGGCCGCAGACAAGCTCGCCCAGTGGCAAGTGTTGGGCTACCAGGGAGCCTTGCTGAGCCACTTCATCGAGCCCGTCTACGTCCACAGCATCTTTATCG gtGACATGGGGCACGGGGACACTGTTGGCATCGAGAGGGCCGTGATCCATCGCACGGAGACCATCACCTCCCAGTTGCCCATGTTCTACTGCATGGTGAGGCCTCACATCAGCATGGTGCCGCCCGTGGCCAGTGGCGGCAATGGCGACGACCAGGTGACCTCCAGTCTCAACTGGTGCGAAGGCGACAGCTCTGTGGAAGTGGTGGATGGTCTGACTGGCAGGACCATAGATGA GTCTCCCTTCAAGAGTGGCTCAGCTCTGGCCAGCCGCCTGTGCAAAGCCGCAATGCTTCACCGCTTCAAGGTGGTAGCCAAAGCGGCCCAGAGGCAGGAGCTGCTGGCCACAAGTTCATACAGAGAAGCCAAG AGGATGTCCAAGCCGTACCAGGAGGCCAAGAATGTGCTAAGAGCGTTCCTGTTGCAGCAAGGCTACGGTCCTTGGCCAGACAAGCTTCTCGTCAGTGACACTTTCAACATGTAA